A single window of Halobacterium jilantaiense DNA harbors:
- a CDS encoding ORC1-type DNA replication protein, whose protein sequence is MDEDPEEGMLGWDETVFRDEHVFEIDYVPEVFRHRESQLQTLQYALRPAVRGSRPLNVMVRGPPGTGKTTAVQKLFGELGGQPGVRTVRVNCQVDSTRYAVFSRVFQEIFEYEPPSSGISFKKLFGQVAERIADDDEVLVVALDDVNYLFYEDEASDTLYSLLRAHETHAGAKVGVIVISSDLDLDVIEDLDGRVQSVFRPEEAYFSAYDRSEITDILRDRIEVGFREDAVPTPVLDEVSELTDEAGDLRVGIDLLRRAGLHAESRASKTVEVEDVEAVYEEAKHVHLSRNLRALSDNERALVETVADRDGDQAGDVYDAFNDRTDLGYTRYTEIVNKLDKLGLIDAEYEQLEGRGRSRTLRLTHDPEAVKERL, encoded by the coding sequence ATGGACGAGGACCCCGAGGAGGGGATGCTGGGCTGGGACGAGACCGTGTTCCGGGACGAGCACGTCTTCGAGATCGACTACGTCCCGGAGGTGTTCCGGCACCGCGAGTCCCAGCTCCAGACCCTGCAGTACGCGCTCCGCCCCGCAGTCCGGGGGTCCCGCCCGCTGAACGTGATGGTCCGGGGGCCGCCGGGCACCGGGAAGACGACCGCCGTCCAGAAGCTGTTCGGCGAGCTGGGCGGCCAGCCCGGGGTGCGGACGGTGCGCGTAAACTGTCAGGTCGACTCCACGCGGTACGCCGTCTTCTCGCGGGTGTTCCAGGAGATATTCGAGTACGAGCCGCCGTCGTCGGGCATCTCGTTCAAGAAGCTGTTCGGGCAGGTGGCCGAGCGCATCGCGGACGACGACGAGGTGCTCGTGGTGGCCTTGGACGACGTGAACTACCTGTTCTACGAGGACGAGGCCAGCGACACGCTGTACTCGCTGCTGCGGGCGCACGAGACCCACGCCGGCGCGAAGGTCGGCGTCATCGTGATATCGTCGGACCTCGACCTCGACGTCATCGAGGACCTCGACGGCCGCGTGCAGTCCGTGTTCCGGCCGGAGGAGGCGTACTTCTCGGCGTACGACCGGTCGGAGATTACGGACATCCTCCGGGACCGCATCGAGGTGGGGTTCCGGGAGGACGCCGTACCGACGCCGGTGCTCGACGAGGTGAGCGAACTCACCGACGAGGCGGGCGACCTCCGGGTCGGCATCGACCTGCTGCGGCGGGCCGGCCTGCACGCCGAGTCCCGCGCGAGCAAGACCGTCGAAGTCGAGGACGTCGAAGCGGTCTACGAGGAGGCCAAGCACGTCCACCTCTCCCGGAATCTGCGGGCGCTATCGGACAACGAGCGCGCGCTCGTGGAGACGGTCGCGGACCGCGACGGCGACCAGGCGGGCGACGTCTACGACGCGTTCAACGACCGCACGGACCTGGGGTACACGCGGTACACGGAGATCGTGAACAAGCTCGACAAGCTCGGGCTCATCGACGCCGAGTACGAGCAACTGGAGGGCCGCGGCCGGTCCCGGACCCTGCGGCTGACGCACGACCCCGAGGCGGTCAAGGAGCGGCTCTGA
- a CDS encoding NADPH-dependent FMN reductase — protein sequence MTATPLVVGVSGSRRDGSYTLKGVRRALSAAEAAGAETDLVDLGAVDLPLYNPDRSTADSGDAAALMERVRRADAVIVGSPVYHGSYSSTFRNFHDYCSFDEYEDTVVGILVVAGGGTIASTMDHMRITLRGVHADVIPGQVGIRNASDNFDDDGTVADPDIADRIDDVAEDVVAAARRRMAVSGSAAAGDD from the coding sequence ATGACCGCCACCCCGCTCGTCGTCGGCGTCTCCGGCAGCCGCCGCGACGGCAGCTACACCCTGAAAGGCGTCCGCCGCGCGCTCTCGGCCGCCGAAGCGGCCGGTGCCGAGACGGACCTCGTCGACCTCGGGGCCGTCGACCTCCCGCTGTACAACCCCGACCGCAGCACCGCAGACTCCGGCGACGCCGCTGCCCTCATGGAGCGCGTTCGCCGGGCCGACGCCGTCATCGTCGGCTCTCCGGTCTATCACGGGAGCTACTCATCGACGTTCCGGAACTTCCACGATTACTGCAGCTTCGACGAGTACGAGGACACCGTCGTCGGCATCCTCGTCGTCGCCGGCGGTGGCACCATCGCGTCCACGATGGACCACATGCGAATCACGCTCCGGGGCGTCCACGCCGACGTGATTCCCGGGCAGGTCGGCATCCGGAACGCCAGCGACAACTTCGACGACGACGGGACCGTCGCGGACCCGGACATCGCCGACCGCATCGACGATGTCGCCGAGGACGTGGTCGCCGCCGCTCGTCGCCGGATGGCTGTGTCGGGGTCGGCGGCTGCCGGCGACGACTGA
- a CDS encoding DUF1931 family protein — MADLIVKAAVKEALDDKNVASDFYEALDDEVDELLADAAERAESNGRKTVQPRDL, encoded by the coding sequence ATGGCAGACCTCATCGTCAAGGCCGCAGTGAAGGAAGCACTCGACGACAAGAACGTTGCCTCCGACTTCTACGAGGCGCTCGACGACGAAGTCGACGAGCTCCTCGCCGACGCCGCCGAGCGTGCAGAGTCCAACGGTCGCAAGACCGTTCAGCCGCGCGACCTGTAA
- the rpiA gene encoding ribose-5-phosphate isomerase RpiA, with protein sequence MKQSGGSEEQKRRAGEAAADEVEDGMVVGLGTGSTAAHAIRALGERGVEVEGVPTSFESRQRAVDAGIPLTSLDESSVDLAIDGADQVAGDALVKGGGAAHAREKYVDASADRFVVVADPSKEADALDAAIPVAVLPDARPVVAERVGGLGGEPTLRAAERKDGPVVTDDGALVLDCEFGRIENPGELATALCGIPGVVEHGLFVDLADAVYVGTADGVRVTEL encoded by the coding sequence ATGAAACAGTCCGGCGGCAGCGAGGAGCAGAAGCGGCGGGCGGGCGAGGCCGCCGCAGACGAGGTCGAGGACGGGATGGTCGTCGGCCTCGGGACGGGGAGCACGGCAGCGCACGCTATCCGCGCGCTCGGTGAGCGCGGCGTCGAGGTCGAGGGCGTGCCGACGTCGTTCGAGTCCAGGCAGCGCGCCGTCGACGCTGGCATCCCGCTGACGAGCCTCGACGAGTCGAGCGTGGACCTCGCCATCGATGGTGCCGACCAGGTGGCCGGCGACGCGCTCGTGAAGGGCGGCGGGGCGGCCCACGCCCGAGAGAAGTACGTGGACGCGAGCGCCGACCGGTTCGTCGTCGTGGCCGACCCGTCGAAGGAGGCCGACGCGCTCGACGCCGCGATTCCGGTGGCAGTGCTGCCGGACGCCCGGCCGGTCGTCGCCGAGCGCGTCGGAGGGCTGGGCGGGGAGCCGACGCTGCGGGCCGCCGAGCGCAAGGACGGGCCGGTGGTGACAGACGACGGTGCTCTCGTGCTGGACTGCGAGTTCGGGCGTATCGAGAACCCCGGCGAACTGGCGACCGCTCTCTGCGGGATTCCGGGCGTCGTCGAGCACGGACTGTTCGTGGACCTCGCCGACGCCGTCTACGTCGGAACGGCCGACGGCGTCCGCGTGACCGAACTGTAG
- a CDS encoding GIY-YIG nuclease family protein yields the protein MHHVYVVECSDGTYYTGYTTDVERRVAEHDAGEGAKYTRGRTPVELVHTESFESKSAAMSREYEIKQLSRTEKEALF from the coding sequence GTGCACCACGTGTACGTCGTCGAGTGTAGCGACGGCACCTACTACACGGGCTACACCACGGACGTCGAGCGACGGGTCGCCGAACACGACGCCGGCGAGGGCGCGAAGTACACCCGCGGCCGCACCCCGGTCGAACTCGTCCACACCGAGTCCTTCGAGTCGAAGTCGGCCGCGATGTCCCGGGAGTACGAGATCAAGCAGCTCTCGCGGACGGAGAAGGAAGCGCTGTTCTGA
- a CDS encoding DUF7563 family protein, translating into MPRCTHCDGHVSDDFVRVFAAEDGQVRACPNCAANAGIAEVSRDRGRKA; encoded by the coding sequence ATGCCCCGTTGCACCCACTGCGATGGCCACGTCTCCGATGACTTCGTCCGCGTCTTCGCGGCCGAAGACGGACAGGTGCGTGCGTGTCCGAACTGCGCGGCAAACGCGGGCATCGCCGAGGTGTCCCGCGACCGGGGACGGAAGGCCTGA
- a CDS encoding DUF7504 family protein: protein MTSTREPLVMRGARDALADAGSCGRRLARADDALVVTLDDTPREWLADCDATVRPSFVATYPHPDCVRTIADPGSLTTIAAAVEEFLRTTPDAATPAVCVDTLDPVREYASDRATERWLAVVAGRVAAAGGTLHCHDCEDVLSHGEVFFESTTPH, encoded by the coding sequence ATGACCTCCACGCGGGAGCCGCTGGTGATGCGGGGTGCCCGCGACGCGCTCGCAGACGCCGGCTCCTGCGGACGCCGGCTCGCGCGAGCCGACGACGCGCTCGTCGTCACGCTCGACGACACCCCCCGCGAGTGGCTCGCCGACTGCGACGCCACCGTCCGCCCCTCGTTCGTCGCCACCTACCCCCACCCCGACTGCGTGCGCACGATTGCCGACCCCGGCAGTCTCACGACGATTGCCGCCGCAGTCGAGGAGTTCCTCCGCACCACTCCGGACGCGGCGACCCCCGCCGTCTGCGTCGACACGCTCGACCCCGTCCGCGAGTACGCCAGCGACCGCGCGACAGAGCGCTGGCTCGCCGTCGTCGCCGGTCGCGTCGCCGCCGCCGGCGGGACGCTGCACTGCCACGACTGCGAGGACGTCCTCTCCCACGGCGAGGTGTTCTTCGAGTCGACGACGCCGCACTGA